The region ACCCACAGTGCGTACCAGGGATCGATGGTGAAGGCGATCAGCATCGGCAGGGCGCCCGCGAGATAGGTACCGATGGTCGGGATGAACTGCGAGACCAGCCCCACCCAGACGGCGAGCACGGGCGCGTACGGCACGCTCAGGATTTCCAGCAGTACGTAGTGGGCGACCCCGGAGATGAGCGCCATCAGGCCGCGTGAGTACAGATAGCCGCCGGTCTTGTCGACGGCGATCTCCCACGCGCGCAGCACCTCGGTCTGCCGGGCGGGCGGCAGAACGGAGCACAGCGCGCGGCGCAGTCTCGGCCCGTCGGCGGCGAAGTAGAACGCGAACAGTGTGATCATCAGCAACTGGAAGAGGCCGCCCAGCACCTGGGCGGAGACGTCCAGGACTCCGGTGGCGCTGTTCTGGACGTAACTGCGCAGCCAGTCGGACCGGAGCAGGCCCTCCTGAACGTCCACCCGCTTCAGGTCGGCGTTGAAGTGCGCGTTGATCCAGCTGATGACGGAGTCGAGATAGTTCGGGAAGTCCTCGACGATCTTGATGATCTGGCCCGCGAGCATGGAGCCGAGCAGGGTGATGAACCCGGCGATCGCGATGAGCATGCCGATGAAGACCAGGAAGGTGGCCAGTCCCCGGCGCATACCGCGCGACGCCATGCGGCTCACCGCGGGTTCGATCGCCAGTGCGGCGAAGAACGCGATGAGGATGTTGATCAACAGGCCCGTGAGCTGGTGGAAGGCCCAGCTGCCCAGCTGGAAGAGGCCGACGAGGGCGAGCGCCAGCATCATGGCGCGTGGCAGCCAGCGCGGCATGCGCGGGCCCTGCCCGGCGGTGTGCCCGGCCGGGGGTGTGGGCGGCGGCGTGCCGAACGGAGACGTCTGCTGTCCGAGCTGTTCGGTCTCGTCTGTGGATGCCACGGTGCAAGTCTCGCCCACGCCACCGACGATCAGTCACCGCCCCGCGCTCCATGGGGCCGGCCGACGTCGTTTCCGGGCGATTTCAGCGGTTCTCCGAGGGAACGTTCATGGCCGCGCACACCACACGCCACACGTCCTTCGCCTCCCAGCCGGCGTCCAGGGCCTCGTGCACGGTCCGTTCGCCGAGTTCCGTCATCACGTGATCGCGCGCGAAGGTGTCGGCGTAGCCCGAACCGAAGTGTTCCGCCATTCGCTGCCAGAAGACCGTCAACCGCATGACTTCAGTATCCCGCCCCTGAGAGTGGGCCCGCGCCGGGACCGCTCACCGGGACCGCTTCGCGCCCTACGGTCTGACCCATGGCCGAAACAGGAGCAGCCCCTCTCCCCCCGACGCCCCCCGCGCGTTCTCCGCTCTTCCGTGCCGAGCACTTCGTGTGGCTCACCGCGCGCGTGCTGGAGCAGCGGCGCTTCGCGTACCACTTCCTGAACGGAGGCCCGGACCCGGTCGAGACCGCGCTGGACGCCTACCGCAACGAGGACGGCGGATACGGCCACGCGCTGGAACCCGATCTGCGCGGCCCCGTCAGCCAGCCCCTGCACACCGCGCACGCGCTGCGCGTCCTGGACACCATCGGCCGCTGCGGCGGTCAGCGGGTGGAGCGCGTGTGCCGCTATCTGACCTCCGTCTCCGCACCGGACGGCGCCCTGCCGGCGATCCACCCCAGCCAGCGCGGCTATCCGGCGGCGCCCTTCGTGTCGATCGTGGCCGACCCCCCGAGTGAACTCCTCGCCACGGGCCCCGTGGTGGGCCTGCTGCACCGCAACAAGGTGTGGCACGCCTGGCTGTTCCGGGCCACCGACTTCTGCTGGCAGGCGGTCGACTCCCTGGAGAAGTCCCATCCGTACGAGGTGGAGGCCGCGGTGGCCTTCCTGGACTCGGTTCCGGACCGCTCGCGCGCGGAGGCGGCGGCCGACCGGCTTGGCCGCCTGGTGCGCGAGCACAGGCTCGTGGCACTCGACCCGGAGCGCCTCGACGCCTCCCCGGTACCGCCCGGCTACGCCCCGGGCGAGCACCACTTCCCGTACGACTACGCGCGGACGCCGGGCTCACTCGCGCGCGCGTGGTTCACCGACGAGGAGATGTCCCGTTCGCTGGACTTCCTCGCGAGTGAGCAGCGCGAGGACGGTGGCTGGCCCATCCGCTGGCGCGCGTGGGCACCGGGCACCGCCCTGGAGGCACGCCCCATGGTGACGGTCGAGGCACTGCGCACCCTGAAGGCGTACGGGCGCCCCATCGGCTGACTCCGGTGGCGCGGGCGCGGCCTGCGTTCAGCCGGTCATCGCCCGGACCGCCGCCGTCACCACCACGGCCGCCGCGACGACGACCAGGAAGGGAGCGCGCAGCACCAGCGCCACGGCGGCTGCGGCGAGCCCTGCGGCCTTCGCGTCCAGGACGAGCACCTGTCCGTCGGCGAAGGCCTGCTGGGCCGTGAGAGCGGCGAGGAGGGCGACGGGCAGCAGGGCGGCCAACCGCCGGACGAGCGGACGTTCCAGGACACCGGCCGGCACGAGGAGCCCTACGAGCTTGACCACGTAACAGCCGAGGGCGGTCACACCGATCGCGATCCAGACGTTCAACGGTCCACACCCTTTCCGTTCTCAGCCCTACGACGCCCTTGGACCCAGAGGACGGCCGGCGCCCCTAGCGCTGCCACCAGAACCGGCACACCGGCCGGCAGTACGGGCAGCAGGCCGAGCCCCAGGACCACGGCGAGGCCTGCGACAGCGCGCTCCGCGCCGGACTTCAGCATCGGCGCGAGCAGCGCCAGGAAGACGGCGGGCCCGGCAGCGTCCAGACCCCACGCGTCGGTGTCCCCGATGGCCTCGGCCCCCAGCCCGCCGAGCATCGTCGTGAGATTCCACAGCGCATAGAGGGTGAGTCCGGTGACGGTGAACCCGATACGCGCGGCGCGCCGAGTGGGCTGGGCCAGGGCGACCGCCGTGGTCTCGTCGATGACCCATTGGGCAGCGAACGGCCGCACCGCGCGCGGGAGAGCCAGCAACTGCGACAGACGCAGCCCGTAGAAGGCGTTGCGCACCCCCAGGAAGAAGGCGCCCGCTGCCGCGGTGAGCGGATTGCCGCCGGCCGCGAGCGCGCCCACGAGCGCGAACTGGGAGGCCCCGGTGAACACCAGAAGGCTGAGCGCACAGGTCTGCAGAAGCGTGAGCCCACTGCCGACCGACGTCACCCCGAAGGCGAAACCGGACAATCCGACGGCGACCCCGACTCCGAGGGCGTCTCGTACGACGGCGGCGTCCGGCTTGCCTCCGTCGTCGGCGTGTATGTCTGCGCGAGCTGTCTGTTCTGCCACCCGTCGGACGATAGGAGCAGATGCCCTGGGGGGTCTTGTACGTTCTTGCGCTCACGCT is a window of Streptomyces sp. B21-083 DNA encoding:
- a CDS encoding AI-2E family transporter, which translates into the protein MASTDETEQLGQQTSPFGTPPPTPPAGHTAGQGPRMPRWLPRAMMLALALVGLFQLGSWAFHQLTGLLINILIAFFAALAIEPAVSRMASRGMRRGLATFLVFIGMLIAIAGFITLLGSMLAGQIIKIVEDFPNYLDSVISWINAHFNADLKRVDVQEGLLRSDWLRSYVQNSATGVLDVSAQVLGGLFQLLMITLFAFYFAADGPRLRRALCSVLPPARQTEVLRAWEIAVDKTGGYLYSRGLMALISGVAHYVLLEILSVPYAPVLAVWVGLVSQFIPTIGTYLAGALPMLIAFTIDPWYALWVLVFVVIYQQFENYMLQPKLTAKTVDIHPAVAFGSVIAGTALLGAVGALIAIPAVATLQAFLGAYVKRYAVTDDPRVQGHRGRGASIGTRVRRLLEGRRGAGTGDSARSAGASEPESGSEPASGSEPGSGPESGSGPGEGSTPA
- a CDS encoding DUF3046 domain-containing protein, with the translated sequence MRLTVFWQRMAEHFGSGYADTFARDHVMTELGERTVHEALDAGWEAKDVWRVVCAAMNVPSENR
- a CDS encoding AzlD domain-containing protein; this encodes MNVWIAIGVTALGCYVVKLVGLLVPAGVLERPLVRRLAALLPVALLAALTAQQAFADGQVLVLDAKAAGLAAAAVALVLRAPFLVVVAAAVVVTAAVRAMTG
- a CDS encoding AzlC family ABC transporter permease, producing the protein MHADDGGKPDAAVVRDALGVGVAVGLSGFAFGVTSVGSGLTLLQTCALSLLVFTGASQFALVGALAAGGNPLTAAAGAFFLGVRNAFYGLRLSQLLALPRAVRPFAAQWVIDETTAVALAQPTRRAARIGFTVTGLTLYALWNLTTMLGGLGAEAIGDTDAWGLDAAGPAVFLALLAPMLKSGAERAVAGLAVVLGLGLLPVLPAGVPVLVAALGAPAVLWVQGRRRAENGKGVDR